From the Pontiella agarivorans genome, one window contains:
- the rsmH gene encoding 16S rRNA (cytosine(1402)-N(4))-methyltransferase RsmH, with protein sequence MHIPVMLNECLEALITDPAGVYVDGTLGNGGHSAEILKRLSDGGTLIGFDRDIEAIERVQKKLFSGEGKRVELVHDNYANMALQLDRLGVEKVDGLLLDLGVSSFQLDVAGRGFSFQQDAPIDMRMDQTQGRTAGELVNHAPEAELADIIYRYGEEKASRRIARAIAEARVKKEIETTLELAAIVERAKGGRKGKKTHPATKTFQALRMAVNDELAGIEQVLETMIENVVEGGRIVVLTFHSLEDRMVKRFFARHVPREESLQQGGVKRIYDEPPVKWIWKKPLTATEEEQAVNPRSRSAKLRAVEVGV encoded by the coding sequence ATGCATATTCCTGTCATGCTCAACGAGTGCCTTGAAGCGCTTATTACAGATCCGGCAGGGGTCTATGTGGATGGCACGCTGGGCAACGGCGGGCATTCGGCCGAAATTTTGAAGCGATTGAGTGATGGTGGAACGTTGATTGGGTTTGATCGGGATATTGAGGCCATTGAGCGGGTGCAGAAAAAGCTGTTTAGCGGCGAGGGTAAGCGAGTGGAGCTGGTCCACGATAACTATGCGAACATGGCGCTGCAGCTGGACCGTCTCGGGGTGGAAAAGGTGGACGGGCTGCTGCTGGATCTCGGGGTCAGTTCGTTCCAATTGGATGTGGCCGGTCGCGGATTCAGCTTTCAGCAGGATGCTCCGATTGATATGCGGATGGATCAGACGCAGGGCCGGACGGCGGGTGAGCTGGTGAACCATGCCCCGGAAGCTGAGCTGGCGGATATCATTTACCGGTACGGTGAGGAAAAGGCATCGCGCCGGATTGCCCGAGCCATTGCCGAGGCACGTGTGAAGAAGGAAATTGAAACGACGCTGGAACTGGCCGCGATTGTCGAGCGGGCCAAAGGTGGACGAAAAGGAAAGAAAACGCATCCGGCCACGAAGACCTTTCAGGCGTTGCGTATGGCGGTGAATGATGAGCTGGCGGGCATTGAACAGGTGCTCGAAACGATGATTGAAAATGTTGTGGAAGGCGGGCGCATTGTGGTGCTCACGTTCCACAGTCTGGAAGACCGGATGGTGAAACGTTTTTTTGCGCGGCATGTTCCGCGGGAGGAATCGCTTCAGCAGGGCGGAGTGAAGCGGATCTATGATGAACCGCCTGTGAAATGGATTTGGAAAAAACCGTTGACCGCAACGGAAGAGGAGCAAGCCGTTAATCCGCGGTCGCGTTCAGCTAAGCTGCGCGCTGTGGAGGTGGGAGTATAA